GGGATGAAATTGCAATATCAGCTCATGCGCCTATCAAAGCAGAATAGCTGCTGATGAGCAGTAGAGAGCGTTATAATTTGCTGATGTAGAAGCAAAGCTAGTTGCTTTTCATCGTGCCTTTTATTGAAAGGCAACTTCACTATacttttttttttggaaaaggaggttaaacccccggcctctgcaaCTTCACTATACTGATTGTTGATTTTAGCGTTGATAATGGATCCTTACATAATTTATGTAGAGGCAGTTTTCTGAGATAAGATTGTTGCTCGAAAGCGTGTACTTTGTCAAGTTATGAGGCCCCTCACATCTTGTGAATTCTTCTCTTAGGAATTAggaagtactccctctgtaaactaagaTAGTGATGTAAAAagtcttatattagtttacagagggagtatatctCTAAGATCAAAGCATAATTCTGAGTTTCTGACGCTTTATTGCTTCCCTTTGGTTTCATCATTATGTGTGACCTGTCTGTGTACTATAATGGAACACATCTGAAGGGTTTTCTTCCCTTTACTTGCTGGAATGTTCAGATCAACCTAATCAACTTAGTGATCCTGTACTTGTAGCTCATTTCATAGAGCAACATATTATTTGATTTTTTATCTTGACATCAACGTTATGTTCTCCTTTTGACAGGTAGAAGCCCCAGTAGACCGTGGCAGCCGCAGGATGAACAGGTGGATCTTCAGGTCAACCAAAACAACTATTATCCGCATCTGGTCTGCTTGGTCAGTGCACAAATCAATTGAAGCTGTGGGGTTTGCTCCTAAGGGTCTTGATAAGGTTTTCCTGGATGTAGCAGATGAGACGTTCATGCAATTTATCGCTTCTTTTGATGTGCTTGTCCTGTCATCTGGACACTGGTTCGCCAAACGGTCAGCCTATATCCAGAATGGCAATGTTGTTGGAGGGCAGCTCTGGTGGCCTCAACAAGCTGGAAAGATGCAGATAAACAACGTTGACGCATTTGGTGTGTCAGTTGAGACTTGCCTGACTGCTGTGGCGACCCACCCAAATTTCACAGGGATAGCTGTTCTGCGCACATACTCTCCAGATCATTATGAAGGCGGGGCATGGAACACTGGTGGGTCATGCACCGGGAAGGTGAAGCCCTTGGATGTGGTGGTGAGGAACGGATACACAGATGCAATGTATGAGAAACAAGTTGCAGGCTTCAGAAAGGCAGTGCAGAATTCTGGGAAACATAGCTCCAAGTTGAAATTGATGGACATCACTGAGCCCTTTGCGTTGAGAGCTGACGGGCATCCTGGTCCATACAGAAGTCCCGACCCAAACAAGAAGACTCAAAGAGGACCAGATGGGAAGCCTCCACCCCAGGATTGTCTGCATTGGTGCATGCCAGGACCTATAGATACATGGAACGAGATGCTGTTTGAGACCATACGAAGCGAACTAGAGGGAGACAGCAGCAGCTGAAGAAAAACGCTTGGTCGCTACTTGCCAATTTGCCATTATGTGGTATGTCCTGCAATGCTGCTAAACGTCAGTGTATATCAGAGTGCTTATGATGTTGTTGTACCACGGATAGGAAGAACTATAGCAAATCTGTAGGAGTATATGACCACAGTTGAGAGAGGGAATGGGAGATATCTTTTAGCACCTAACTCCAATCCCTTGGCAAGAGGGATGGAAAACAGTGAGAAATGCATATGTATCTGGAGATATTCGCTACATTTTTTGCCCGACTCGTTGTCACACGAAGGATTTATCGCCAAATGTTGTGGAACTGGACGCCCCATGGCTCAAATCGATGTGTAAGTGCTCTGTCTGAGTGTGTTTGCAAGCCGCTGGGATGAAACTGCAGTATCTGTAACTGCACCAAATACTGTTTTTCTTTTCTTGCCACCATTGTGATGTGATCGTATGTAGATCTAGATTATAGAAAGTGCACACATGGTTTTTGGTCTAGCTTAGGCATGTCTCTAGTCTATGATGATCCTGCACTGTTGTTAAGAAACGGTCTATCAAACACGCACTGGTCCTACTTCCTTGAGAAGCATTTTACTACTCCTATCAGCTTTGGTTTGGTTACTGAACTCTGAAGCTGTGCAGTATGCATGCCATTTGTTTACTGCTAGCAGCAAGTTGGTGTATTGTATCTGGGCCTTTGTTAAACCTTTATAGTGTTGAAGAGATCGTATAAAACCGAAGGTCCAATTGAAGAGATCGTATTAAAACTGACCGCGGGCCAAGCGTCCAAGCGACGTGAAGCGTTTTCTCTCCTCCCTGCTCCCTGGCAgctggaaccctagccgccgccaggaGAGGCCATCTCTCAGCGCCGTCCTCGGGCGGCTCCCCTTCGTCGACGACCTCGGTCGTCGGTGGTGAGGGGGTCGCCGGATCCACGCGCGTGGATCATTTTTACTCCTGTGTAGTCTAGGTTTTTAGGCTGTTCATCGTCTTCACTTCGGCGGCAATGATGACGGCGCTGAATAAAGATTCTTCGGATCCTTCCCTGACGAGGCCATCGGTTTTATGATTGGGGATGAATATGGAAACCAGTCTGTTCAAGCAAGGATGGCGTGGCGTCGGCGGCATCCTCGTGGTGGACCTGTGTCCTCGGGCTTCGCcgttgcaacggtgtttgctcCAGCGTCCGCGtggagcttgggaggtagtccaggagcggatgcagattgtggtATGCATCGACGACATCTGAAAGACGGAACGTGTGTTGGATCGTGGTTCGTGAATGACAGGTATGGTTTCCTCCTTCGGCGTCTTAGTTGCGCTGgggtgccagatctggagttcgatggcgtgtccggggtgttgccccggtctgattcgttcaacgaCAATGGCTTTCcttttggtgagccaccttgAAGGTCCACAAAGCTGtatatcagcgatggagccgtgttgagctcgggtgaggaggtgatccgtcattcttttcttcggtggttgctgtggtggtgccggaggcagGTGACGAGCGTTAGTGTCAAGCTCTCAGAGATGTTCTGctatc
The Aegilops tauschii subsp. strangulata cultivar AL8/78 chromosome 3, Aet v6.0, whole genome shotgun sequence genome window above contains:
- the LOC109748836 gene encoding protein YLS7, translating into MSLPGKKAAAGAGGIRRWLSTAVLSALALVLILVVISLSVGSPLPGASLPEYPAVRASHPKGNATADDGSKNDIATGVPLPGKELQGGQEPLVEHSAQNATLNSSEGSLNTREVDDTVPDPVSVDSKIQDPVVAMDDTTPKLNDSQRADQGTCDLYHGEWVFDSSGPLYTNNSCPIITRMQNCQGNGRPDKDYESWRWKPQQCTLPRFDAIKFLELMRGKTLAFVGDSVARNHMESLLCILWQVEAPVDRGSRRMNRWIFRSTKTTIIRIWSAWSVHKSIEAVGFAPKGLDKVFLDVADETFMQFIASFDVLVLSSGHWFAKRSAYIQNGNVVGGQLWWPQQAGKMQINNVDAFGVSVETCLTAVATHPNFTGIAVLRTYSPDHYEGGAWNTGGSCTGKVKPLDVVVRNGYTDAMYEKQVAGFRKAVQNSGKHSSKLKLMDITEPFALRADGHPGPYRSPDPNKKTQRGPDGKPPPQDCLHWCMPGPIDTWNEMLFETIRSELEGDSSS